CAGGCATGCAAGCTTCCATGTCAAACGTGTAGGCGGCGCAATGCTCGTGAATTAGAGGACCAGATATCCTTTCAAGATGCCTTTTGAAGAAAGTGCCGGCCTCGTGACCGCAGTCAGCTGAGACGTAGACGTATCTACAGCGGACGAACTCTGTAAAGGCACTAGGGTTAAGATAAGATACAGAAAAGGGTTAAAAGAATATCAGATTAAAAGAAAACGGCTTATGATaaattacacacacaaatatctATATAGAGAGAGTCTGGTTAAAACAAGAAGTTAAATAAGGAATTATTTCAGGCATATATCTATCTCACAAAATATTCAAGATTTCAGTTATtacttagtttttgttgtttttttaatttcgcgcaaagctattcgagggctatctgcgctagccgtccctaatttagtagtgaaagactagaaggaaggcagctcgtcatcaccacccaccgccaactcttgggctactattttaccaacgaatagtggaattgacgtgacattataacgtctctacggctaatgagcgagcatgtttggtgcgatggggattcgaacccgtgaccctcagattacgagtcgaacgccttaacccacctgaccatgccgggcccatttctTAATTTGCAAAGTCAAAGAAATAAATTAGCCCGGGTGTTTTTaacagaaatactttattaaatagttcCCTGTAGACTTCTGCCTGGTTTTCAAGAGGGCGTTTCGAACTCTGCGCTTAGTTCTGTGTTGGACTTGATGAGCTCGACAAAGGCCTGTACGGCCCAGATGAAACTATTAAAATCGTAATACAATTCCTAAAATGTTCTTGAAAAGAACAAATATCTCCCTTTATCTGATGTCTATTCCTTTTGAAAAAGTTCAATTGTCGGTTTCTTTAATTGTGATTTATCTACTATTTTATTCTACGTATACGTACAGATGTTTTGAACTTACTTTTCGAAGACATTATtactaatgaaataaaactgtatcgtTTATTCAACCTATATAAAAAACCAGTGTGTGAAGAGTCACGATTTTAGTAACAGAGGTGCAAGGGAGCCATAAGGAAAGCGAGGGTGCCGTGGAACCTTGTAAGTGTattatgtgttagtataataagcCTAAATTAAAGACGCAGTGTCGGATCCCCTGGCCTAGAGATGAGTACGTAAAATTTatgatgaaagtaaaaaaatattgattcagttttaaatgtaCATCGTTTATGGATTAAGTTATTAAGTTATATTAGAATGTGTGAATCTAACTGTTTTTCACCAatgattattttatgaatataccACGAATTCATTTTATGAATGATCGTAATTTTGATTGGTTTACAAAGGGATTTATCAACGTATGACTGCTTTCCTGCCTACTCGTTAGTCAAGTAAAatttgattttgcaaaatttatttatttcagttagttatGAAATGTGAAGTTAGTGTATACTAAGGGATGGGGCTGATAGTATTTGCCCGGCCATTTTTGTCAGGCTACAGGTTAGTTTATTATAAATCTTAGCTGCTAATGGTTCATCTCAAGATGTCTAGTATTAACTGATCAGAATATTAATTCAAATTTACTACTGTACAAGCACATTCTCTCTGTCTGTTAATGGTACCACACAGCAAGATGAAAAGAGAGgtcaacaaatattatatatttttagtttcgaaaataaaaaaaggttttataaaaaGATTATAGAAGTATAACATGGTATTAAAAACACAGCGGCGTATTtggtaggggctagagggggctCATCCCAGAGTCAGTGGTATTAATGGAGGTCCATTGATAATTCtctttctatgtaaaattacatgggatgtagtgcccacaaaaattattatcaTCTTGGTCCACACAACTTTTAATTCGGCACTGTGAAAAcactaacatttatattttactaaataattgtAGATCTTAATTCAAATAAAGCGATTTGAATTAACTTCACTACaaacaaattagaaacttatGTGGTGATCGCGGATCAacgtaacaacaacaacagatgaCATCCAAGTGTTTTCTTTAAATTGGTACCTATGAAAGTAAATTGGATATTGGCAGTCTTCCACGTAAGTAAACTTCGTAGCTACTAAACCCACGTTATATTTGAAGTCGTCAAGCGTTGCTGTTCAGAAAGACTTAAAGCAGAAATACAACACATGCAtttctaactgaaaaaaaaaaatgtattcatcaACTCGGCATCGGCGGTTTTATTCTTACttttgcattcttttttgttgttgtttaaaaaaaactctAAGTGGCAGTTCCTCTGAGTTGTTGTAAGGCTTAGCTAAAATTCAGCACAGACCTAGATTTACACATTTCAACAAGAtaacttttgttatttacatataaaaagatAAAGTTCACCTATAAACTGCTGTTCACCAAAGAGCTATATCATGACATACATTAGAAGTAAGAACTTCGTCATTTCTTGTCTAGCTTAATATACCTATCCATCTATAAATCAATTCACAGTTATGTAAACGCCTGCTTAATTAAAGATACTGTTGACATGTTCGAGAGCCTTATACTGAAAAGCACGTGCTTATAGAATAGACACTAATAACTTTTGACTTCAAATTATTCAGTTAGTATTCACACAGATGTTAATTAAAATGAGCCTCAACTTCAataatgagaaatatatattatataaatagtaatatatatatatatatacacattttaacGTACGATTGTTTTATGATAGcagctcagtccaccgagggtttgtttgattgtttttggatttcgcataaagctactcgagggctatctgttgatagtcgtccctaatttagcagtgtaagactagagggaaggcagctagtcatcaccactcaccgccaactcttgggctactcttttactaacgaatagtgggattgacggctgaaaaggcaagcatgtttggcgcgatggggatgctaacatgcttggccatgtcggcctccaccgaggggaaacaaagccctgattttaggattgtaaattcatagacttaccactgtatcacCGGGAGACTTACTATCGATAGTAGCCTTATATTAATGAAAAGACTATAGTGATTACAACATAAGGCGCTATTTAACACcaatcagtataaaatattaagtgatCTGAAAAATACCCCGCTCTTCCTTTGTTAAACTTTTCCTCATAAATAAAGATTTGACACAATTTTTCAAAGACAGAATATTTACCTACAAGCGATATACaagtaattattaaatgaaacagttaaatTATGCCCAAAAGTCGAAAACCGAGTCAACAATAGAGAGAAACAATGTATTGTAAATTTTTGTTGATTCATTAACGTTTTAAGGACAGAAACTTTAATAACTAACCAACAGGTTTTCCGTAAACTCTCCTCAACATTTCCGTTTTCTTTCACGTTTTCTGACAGCCACAACGTGTGACGAGATGTTGGTGCACATTTGTCTTCTGCCACTGAGATGTTTCGAAAACAGAGAGCGTGGCGTAAGTATTCTGAATTAAAACAAGTACATTACATTAGTTAACGAAAGGGCTATGTTGAACTCAAATAATACtgtaaaaagtaaaagttaattaaaacattaaatcatgTTTCTACaaaaatctttaattttcttttgtgtacaaatatttttgtttggtttattctgaTTTTACACCAAgctcacgagggctatctgcgctagccgtccctaattttgcagtgtaaggctagagggaaaccagctagtcatcaccacccaccgccaactcttgggctactcttttaccaacgaataatgggattgactgtaacataataacgcccccactgctgaaagggcgagcatgttaggagTTATGGGGATTGGAACCATGAGGTTACGAGTccagtgttttaaccacctgaccatgctaggccGTACGGCTATTTAACAGGGCTTTGTTCCTCTTTATAAACCAATTACATTTACTGAGGTTGAAAGTAATCACAAACATCATAGAAGTTTTCCAGATATTTTGATCAGGccttacaataacaataaattacttttcattatcCGGGTCGATAACAGTTTAGCGATGctcattaaatataatgtaagatgtggttttattctaaagttatttGCTTATGTACCTCTGACTTTCAGCTGAAGTTTCGAAGAATAACGGAATAACAACCCCGTTCGTTATAGTAATTTACAAATTTATACTATTTGCCACTGACCTTTTTGAACTTCACTTGAAACACATAGTTCTTCAATGAATTGGCGGGCCCCCGCCACAACTTGATTAAAAACTCGCCGTTGAGTGTCGCTGAAACAGCGTTTTTTGTGGTCATCTACGCAACGAACGCTTTTTTCGAGttctctgaaataaaaataattatgaagaaGATCATATAATTCTTAAATCTcgaaaaatgtaatgaaattaattattttcattctaactattaaagaaaagaattatattattttttacatttaaaaaggtAAAGTAttctttcagaaaacaaaaacgtACGATTATGATAATATAGGCCTAACTTACAGTGTAAGTGCATATATTAGTCACTCATAGACAGCCCAAGTCATAATTGCTGTtacttgaagttaagcacaaagctacaaaaagtgctatctgtgctctgctcaccacgagtatcgaaaatcGGTTTCAGGTATTGTAAGTCAGCAAATATACCGTTTCGCCACTGAGGAAGGGGATAGAGATGGAGGCCCGGCATGATATCAGGTTgctaaggcagtcgactcgtaatgcgagagtcgcgggttcaaatcgccGTCAAATCAAACTGcccgccccttcagccgtggggcgttataaagtgacggtcaatcccattattcgttggtaaaagcagctcaagagttggcagtaggtggtggtgactaactgccttccctctagtcttacattgctaaattagggacggcaagcagaaatggacctcgtgtagctttggacgaaattcaaaaacaaatataaacaaacttttattttactcttgTTCCTCATGAAGTAACTAATGGTTCGTCACTTCttgttgtctgtttatttgttttgaaatacaatgaaattGGAATTAAACCAAATCTTTCActctattaattaaataaaacatgcattttgGGTGTCGTGTGGTACAGATCTCTACTAACAGAGATGCAGCTTTTAGGTGCGGGCCTgacatggcgaggtggttaaggcactcgactggtaatctgagtgtcgcgggttgaAATACCCGTTTcagtaaacatgctcgcccttttagccgtgagggcttataatgtgacggtcaattccaatattccttggtaaaagagtagcccaagagttggcggaaagtggtgatgactagctgtctttcctttagtcttacatttgggacgactagcgcaaatagctgtCATGTAGCtctgcgagaaattcaaaacaaacaaacaaagcttctaAGTGATAAGTGGACTGATAAATAACATAAAGAGGGTTGAGtccgttatattaaaataactttaaataagcAAATCAGCAAGTCCCGGTACAATTATAGCCGTTATAAAATGGAAGTGGATCTGGtgtatcataactacattttgatTTTGTTCCTCGGTTGTAGATGGTGTAATACCACCGAAAAGTGTTCACTTTTCAGTTCATCAAACAGTAAtctatgttaaaaaataaaataaatttataaaatacatatagaaTAATTAAACAATTGTAGAATACTACAGAATACAAATAATAAGTTACGTGCGATGCTATAATGTTATTCACACACCTAACTCAAACTGACATACGGTGAATTACAAATAGCTCAATAATTCGATTGATCTTATACACGCTTTATCATTATAAAAGGCCTAACAGTATTTATTTGGTAAGTCTTAAACAGGTGAAACTGAAGTCCACAGCATAGGGTGGCCAATCAAAAGATGCATTAGGCCTCTACCTCACAgatgttattttcaatttttcttttgataaaaaacagaaatttatagTATACATAAGACATGTATAACTCGGGTCATTAAGACACATTCGGAACGGGAATTTAGAATTCCTAAGAGAGAAATGTCTCTTCATTTAATAgcgttgaaaaacaaattaatatttaacaacttAAAGAATCAAAACCATTTAGAAAAGGACCCGCAATAAATTGTACCCCTACCCgtgataaacaaattaattacaacATTTTATAACAAGTAGGAACCCACGAACACAAAGTTCAGTGACAAAAGCAATCCATATTTCCCagataacagaatataataaaaaaagaccaCCTCTGGCTCTAAGAGTAACACAAGTCACATGTTCATAAgttgtttctattgtttcttcaGCATATCAACTCTTGCTTACTTCCAACAACTGAAAAATGAAAGTGGCATTCACGTAGTTTCATACGAACACGTACTGATGAAGTAGCCTACGCAGCACCTATGGATTTCTGTGAAATCGGACTTTGTAATGAGCGTTGGGAAATTGACTTCATTGTAAACTAAATGGCTTATTGAAAGCTGCAGGGAGAAAGGATGTGCTTTAGACATAACAGCGTCACAGTCAGAGAGAGTCTGACTGGATATGACAACCTGATCgagatgttttaatataacgtacccATCCTATATTTGAGTAGTAAAATATATAACCACTAGAGTTTTACTTTTGTATAAACATCCCTCTTCCAGGTTGTTTATTTCAGTGAAAGAAATTTCCGTGTAATGGATTAACTGATAtatagggctcggcatggccaggtggttaagacactcgactcgtaatccgaggattgcgggttcaaatccccgtcacaccaaacttgatcgccctttcagacgtgagggcgttataatgtgacggtcaatcctactatttgttggtaaaagaatagcccaagagttggcaatgggtggtgatgactagctgccttccctctagtcttacgctgctaaattagggacggctagcgcagatagcgctcgtgtagctttgctcgaaatacaaaaacaaaacaaactaatatatatttatcaaaaaatcGATGTTTgctttagttattatatatttagaaattcatgCAATATATACTGTTAAGTGTCTATAGCAGACATCTCTTctattccctaaatttgtagatATTCttgagtataagaatcaacatttttctctgtgtgtatgtaatactaatGATTGCGGGTATTGTTGCCAACTataatttctagaaactctccacTCAAACTTATAAAAGGTAACGCAACGCGAAgaaacaattttactttattagtttgctacagttgaaatactataaacctcggaagctaaataaacacttattaatcggaaaactacagacattTAACCAGGGACATTTATAGTTTCGAAAACTTCAAACAATTTAACTTCAAgtaattaacttcggacgttaaaaTTTTTACGAAGGCATTGTATAAGTCCAGCAGAAAAAACTCACTTGTGAAGAAGCTAGCTATCTTCCCGTTAAATAAAGTATACCaatatcaacttgaaattaattcgTTCGTCATGAACCGTCTATAAATCGTcctcagttctagaccagataaaACGCTCAGTACTGTTTCCAACTCTTTAaagcttttgtatataaatcactatttgtaatatccgttattataaattgtattattgttcgtatattaacatttatttgtgttaagaaagaaaactgtgcatATTAATCtttttggtaaatatcataaattttatacatactgGCATTCAATCAAccattaaactaaaattaaatttcaggctatttgaaatcataatatgtaacataataaatcggaggctcggccgagataaattataatagatttataatacataaattataatacatctgACATTTGGTATTGTAGCTCGACATTTTTATCCAGTTCGCTTAAGTATTCTACAAAGTATAGTGACATTCTACCATAGATGATATTAAATCGAACAACCCAAAAGCTTCTAAAGCAAGATATGAAAACTAACTTCTTATGAACGGTATAAAAGCTGTTGAAACTCAAGAAGATGTAATTCATACTTCAAGGTCTATGTATAGATCATTTCAATGAAATGCATAAACTATCTTAATGGCACAAAGCACGACATCAACTCAGTTTAATGTCTTGGTTTAAGCCATCACCAAGGAGATATTTCATCTTTAGTTCAAAGATGCCTGACgtgttatgtgtaaataaaaatactttgctCCTTCTTATATTCATTCGTGAGTGATGGAAGAGACAAGTTAATACAGTATAatctaatagaatgaaacaattCCAAGAAACAGTAGTTTGTTGTATACCTATAGAAAATACAACaagttcataaaacaaatatgtaatgaATGTTTACTGCGTAACCTTTTATGTATTTGCTATGAGTGTGGAATTAAATGAAATACTGTAGTGTTCAATTCAGTATAATTTATCAATACGCACGCATCAGTATAATCGtcagttagggacagctagtgcagatagccctcgagtagctttgtttgaaattcaataacaaaacaaagtaatatacatttattttaatttcgatgTTTGctttagttaatatatatttagaaatgcatgtaactaaTTTACTGAGTTTTAAGTCGTAGAAAATCTTAAGTGTAAAATAGCAACGTTATTACATAGAGTCAGATACACAGGTAAGGcagatcagtttgtttttttgttagtaAATCGAAGATTAAATAACCTCAAGAGGACGTCTGGATaagtaagaaaaatatgtaaCTCTAAGATTGAAAAGAACGTTTTAAGTGAACTGTAAGCTGTAATAATTACCTAATTAAAACGATATTCAGCTTGTCTGGTTATTTTTGCcatgaacattttaaatagtgaaaaaaatcgTTGAAAGTTATTTGGTTATGATTACTGTTTGATAGCTAAGATACTTTTCAGTGTGAATAATAATTTACTACTTTCTTACACGAAGAAGAATTTCTAACTAAAGGGGAATAATGTATAACTGTTTTTTAATTATAGGTGATATTAAAATATCACTTACTCATTAATTCATAGTTACATAGGTCAgcattttataagtttgttttgtttgtttttttttttttaatttcgtgcaaagctacacgaaagctatatgcattagccgtccctaatttagcagtgtaagaccagagggaaagcaactagtcattaccacccaccgccacctcttgggctactcttttaacgatgaatagtgagattgaccataactttataaagcccccacggctaaaagggtgagcatgttcggtgcaacgggaattcgaacccgctaccttcagtttacgagtcgaacgccttaacccacgtggccacgCCGGGCCCATTTTTACAAGTAAATGagttaaatgtttatatcaaACTTGTTTATGTTAACTACTTTCTGTCGTTAACCTAGTTGAATGGACTTTGAAAATTTATATACCTTGCATGTTTGTTCGAAAATAAGACACGCAGAAGAaaagaatatattgaaatattgttGTATGTATCTCTCTTCGTTTATTTTGTTCTTGAATACTTTAGATCACAAGACCCTTTTGAAagaatgtttatatacatatctatataatttacttaggtaaagtttaaatgtttgaataattttgtaCGGATTCTACTTAAGATATTATTTgggtttttaacaataaatatttaaactggcatttaaaaaatctttatattttctaattatataataattgttttccaTGGAATAATATCCATAATTCATTGAGATGAGATCGCAAATAAGAAATTTTCAACTTCTACGGAAAGGTTTTTCGAAAAAAATGGTTGCTTTTCTGCCttaagcttgttttgttttatgaatttcgagcaaagctacacgaggaccatctgcgctagcgtccctaatttagcagtgtaagactagaaacaaaagaactagtcatcatcaccatcgccaactcttgggctactcttttaccaacgaataatgggattgaacgtaacattataacgcccccacggctaaaaggtcgagcatgtttggtgtgagggggattcaaacctgtgagcCTCGGATTAGGGGGATTATGTGTCgtgcgccttaaccacctagccatccTGGACAGCCGTTTCAACCTATAAGTTcaactaaaaataatgttttgaaaataaagaaaatgtagtttcaacattgttcttaaatatatgttatcaACTAAAACAGACCAACCTAGGACAAAAGAAGTAATCTTGATCAGGgaaccaaaatatttatttatacaacatcAATAAGAAACATCAACCTATCAGTCAGTGATGTAACGACTTTCTAAAACTATTGATCGTATAATTCTTTTTCTCTTCACGAGTAACTTTAAAGACAAGACATTCTAAAACTCGTTTTGCAAAAGAATTCCGGGTTCCGGGTGAACAAAATTAGAGACGCGTTATGTgagcacaaaaaataattttaaactatatgaaaatctacataaatattaaacactgaaTTAACTTGAGACCTCATTTAACCATCTGTTTAACGTAAATGATTGTTTAATACAGTTtgagtattttcaaatatttactttatttattagagGCCGTATAGTTTCATATTATTCCAATTTAATATTACCTTACACTTgtaacaattaatttttcttttattcttgcAGCTGGACAAGTGGAATGTAGTTGTTCTAAATTAGGCAATTAATATTGCGTTtggtgttaaaaatgtttatttgtgttagatatacacgactgtttaatttaatgaagATGGCTTAAGTATAGTACGAGtgataaatttaataacttttggaAACGATAGTTTATGGCAGGATTGTTCACGTAACCGTGTACGAATTATTCGTTTTGTAGTTCAATTGTTGTGAACCGGTGCTTATTGTATTATTACCTGATGCTGTTGGAACTTTCAAGTTTTTCCGTTTTTGATTGAGTGTAATATCTAATATTGTGTAGAATGTTCTAGTTATAAGTtgaggcccggtatgaccaggtgggttgaggcgctcgacttgtaatctgagggtcgcgggttcgaatcctcgtcgcactaaacatgttcgccctttcagccgttggtgtgttataatgtgacggtcaatattaCTATtctttggcggtgggtggtgatgactagttctagtcttacactgctaaattagggacggatagcgcagatagccctcgtgtaactttgcgcgaaattaaaaaacaaacaaaaacaggttATAGGTCGAATTATAAATACGTACTTTTAATTAGTTATATTGACAAACAGTTAGATAGATAGAAAACTAAATCTATATATTACGggattgtgagtttagccataaataGCGTATAGAGGTGTTTTTTCGTTTGTgctttccttataacaaagccacatcgagctatctgctaagatcaacgaggggaatcgaaccccatattttggattgtaaatccgtagacttgccgctgtaccagagggggaaCACATAGAGGTGaacttttaaagtgaaattatcacagactataTTGCGATAAttgagtagagaaaataaaagtttggagACGGCTTGGTTCGGTAATAGAGGTTTCTTCATTGCCCAGTTAAGCCCTCTCCAAACATTTATTTCCTAAAACACGGATTCCTCGACATTAAATTGTATTTTGAAGTAACTAAACCAGCCTGTGTCGACTGTTAATGACAAGAGACGATTACGTGAAGATCtaaatacaactgtgataattaaCTGTGTAACGAACACTTGTATATACTTTTACCttgtttaaatgtgttattttcaaataaatgggctgtgtactgtttgtttattgttaaaatttattatcaacaagtcacagacacctaccaCAAAGTAGTACTCATATATGAAATCTGATAATTTGTAGTAACAGCTTcacttctatttattttttattgtgatattatagtttgtatataataaaataaacattataagaaCTATTGTAATGAGATCACTAATTTATAAAAGGCTGCtagtatatatacattattactatctATTTATTTTAGATCAACAAATGGTTTAAAGAGCTCATTACGGGAAATCGATTCAACGTATGGGAAAACTTACCTACACGCAACATCCAGCTCGTCTTTCGATGCGATGAGGTTTAGATCACTGGCCTGAGTCACGCTTTGTAGAGATGTTAAACACTGGTGAAATGTTTGCAAAGTGCATCGTTCCTGTTGTTTTTTCAGTGACAACTGTCCTGCAGTGAggtacagataaaaaaaaacactttttatggTAGCACACTTTTTCAATCTTAAAGAATCTGTTTTTGTTGTAGCAATATCGatgcgcatatatatatatatacacacacacaaaacctccttg
This genomic window from Tachypleus tridentatus isolate NWPU-2018 chromosome 10, ASM421037v1, whole genome shotgun sequence contains:
- the LOC143228126 gene encoding uncharacterized protein LOC143228126, which translates into the protein MRLTILCLFHVVVASAEGQLSLKKQQERCTLQTFHQCLTSLQSVTQASDLNLIASKDELDVACRELEKSVRCVDDHKKRCFSDTQRRVFNQVVAGARQFIEELCVSSEVQKEYLRHALCFRNISVAEDKCAPTSRHTLWLSENVKENGNVEESLRKTCCAFTEFVRCRYVYVSADCGHEAGTFFKRHLERISGPLIHEHCAAYTFDMEACMPGGLASLRKTNTLILLLPLVMLGWT